The sequence TGGCCGGGTCCGGGGCGTACACCGCCGCCGCGCGCAGGGTGTAGCGCGCCATCGACGTCACCACGGCCGCCGCGGCGCCCTTCCCGGAGACGTCGCCGAGGAAGAACCCCCACGTGTCGCCGGTCAGCGGGAACAGGTCGTAGAAGTCGCCGCCGACCTCGTCCGCCGACGCGGGGTGGTAGTAGGCCGCGACCTCCATGCCGGGCACCTCGGCCAACGCCGGCGGGAGCAGGGTCTGCTGCAGCGTCCGCGCCAGCCGCTGGACCCGGTCGCGTTCCTGCTCGGCGGCTTCCCGCGCCCGCAGCAGCTCCTGCTCGTAGGCGCGCCGGTCCCGCGCGTCGAAGACGGTGGTCCGGATCAGCTGCGGCTGCCCGTCGACGCCGGTCTTGACCGTCGAGGTCACCAGCACCGGCAGCCGCGCGCCGGCCGCGGTCTTCAGCTCGAACGCGACCCCGCCGAGCTCGCCTTGCATGCGCAGCAGCGGCGCGAAGTGCGTCTCGTGGTAGATCCGGCCGCCGACGGTCAGCAGGTCGGCGAACCGGAGCCGCCCGACGACGTCGTCGCGCTCGCGGCCGAGCCAGCCGAGCAGCGTGGCGTTGATCTTCGCGATCGTGCCGTCGAGCAACGTCGAGAGGTACCCGCAGGGCGCGTGCTCGTAGAGGTCGTCCGCGCTGTCTTCCAGCAACGCCGAGAACGCCGGACCGGCCTGGTCGCCGGTTTCGCACATCACGGTCCGCCCACGAACGCCGTGATCGCGGCGGCGGTGGCCTCCGGCGCGCTGAGCTGCGGGCAGTGCCCGGTCGCGTCCAGCGTCACCAGCTCGCTGCCCGCGATCCGCTCGTGCGTGAACCGCCCGACCGCCCGCGGCGCGATGGCGTCGTGGGCGCACTGGACGACCAGCGTCGGCACGGAGACCTTCGCCAGGTCGGCGCGGTTGTCGGAGAGGAAGGTCGCCCTGGCGAACACCCGCGCGATCTCGGGATCGGTGCGGCAGAAGCTGTTCGTCAGCTCCTCGCCGAGCTCCGGGCGCTCCGGGTTGCCCATGATCACCGGCGCCATCGCCGCCGACCAGCCCAGGTAGTTGGACTCGAGCGCCTCGAGCAGCTCGTCGATGTCCGCGCGGCTGAACCCGCCCCGGTAGTCGCCGTCGTCGA is a genomic window of Amycolatopsis lexingtonensis containing:
- a CDS encoding alpha/beta fold hydrolase translates to MSVRRRNNVVVTGRDDGTTLLLAHGFGCDQNLWRLVVPPLGERYRVVLFDHTGSGRSDTSAWTEERYRGLDGYAEDVLTICHELDLRDVVLVGHSVSAMIAVLAANREPDRFAKLVLLTPSPCYLDDGDYRGGFSRADIDELLEALESNYLGWSAAMAPVIMGNPERPELGEELTNSFCRTDPEIARVFARATFLSDNRADLAKVSVPTLVVQCAHDAIAPRAVGRFTHERIAGSELVTLDATGHCPQLSAPEATAAAITAFVGGP
- a CDS encoding PP2C family protein-serine/threonine phosphatase; translated protein: MCETGDQAGPAFSALLEDSADDLYEHAPCGYLSTLLDGTIAKINATLLGWLGRERDDVVGRLRFADLLTVGGRIYHETHFAPLLRMQGELGGVAFELKTAAGARLPVLVTSTVKTGVDGQPQLIRTTVFDARDRRAYEQELLRAREAAEQERDRVQRLARTLQQTLLPPALAEVPGMEVAAYYHPASADEVGGDFYDLFPLTGDTWGFFLGDVSGKGAAAAVVTSMARYTLRAAAVYAPDPASALTSLNTVLHREYRGADPRYCTVVHGRVRPDDGGAAVTLATGGHPPALLIRADGTSEFLPEPGGQLVGALPDARFTTVDVRLAPGDTLLLYSDGLTEARTNGRTRYSEERLRTHLTGLAPTTAPAVVTAVTELLAGFGDGVDDDTALLALSVPLPGGDPP